In a single window of the Micromonospora inositola genome:
- a CDS encoding substrate-binding domain-containing protein: MTQHSRDLSRRRLLFGGAALSAGVVLAGCTSNEAAPTAAQTKDAAAGGNADPGKKVTIGFSAPAADHGWIAAITNNAKAQAAAYSDVEFKSVEAGADAAAQRAALSTLISQKPDVIVLLPHDGKELNAFGLEAMKAGIPVVNLDRAFPDARAYRLQIKGDNYGMGVAAATYVVAQLKAKGVSNPVIGEIPGIDSLELTQERSKGFADTLAANGLKVANRRPAEFTADSGQQAATGLFQALPKIDALWNHDDDQGIGVLAAVNQANRKEFFMVGGAGSKKAMEDIQADNTVLKATVTYSPSMASSAISLARLIGQGKGMSDLVELQVPKEIVLASETITKENAGNYLKLGF, from the coding sequence ATGACCCAGCACAGTCGCGACCTGTCGCGCCGCCGGCTGCTGTTCGGCGGGGCCGCGCTCTCCGCCGGCGTCGTGCTCGCCGGCTGCACCAGCAACGAGGCGGCGCCGACCGCCGCCCAGACGAAGGATGCCGCGGCCGGCGGGAACGCCGACCCGGGCAAGAAGGTGACCATCGGCTTCTCCGCCCCGGCCGCCGACCACGGCTGGATCGCCGCCATCACCAACAACGCCAAGGCGCAGGCCGCGGCGTACTCCGACGTGGAGTTCAAGAGCGTGGAGGCCGGCGCCGACGCGGCGGCCCAGCGCGCGGCGCTCTCCACCCTGATCTCCCAGAAGCCGGACGTGATCGTGCTGCTGCCGCACGACGGCAAGGAGCTCAACGCGTTCGGCCTGGAGGCGATGAAGGCCGGCATCCCGGTGGTCAACCTGGACCGGGCCTTCCCCGATGCGCGGGCCTACCGGCTCCAGATCAAGGGCGACAACTACGGCATGGGGGTGGCCGCCGCCACCTACGTCGTCGCGCAGCTCAAGGCCAAGGGGGTCAGCAACCCGGTGATCGGGGAGATCCCCGGCATCGACTCGCTGGAGCTGACCCAGGAACGCTCCAAGGGCTTCGCCGACACCCTCGCCGCGAACGGTCTGAAGGTGGCCAACCGCCGCCCGGCCGAGTTCACCGCCGACTCCGGGCAGCAGGCCGCCACCGGGCTCTTCCAGGCGCTGCCGAAGATCGACGCGCTCTGGAACCACGACGACGACCAGGGTATCGGTGTGCTCGCCGCGGTCAACCAGGCCAACCGCAAGGAGTTCTTCATGGTTGGCGGCGCCGGCTCGAAGAAGGCGATGGAGGACATCCAGGCCGACAACACGGTGCTCAAGGCCACCGTCACCTACAGCCCCTCGATGGCCTCCTCGGCCATCTCCCTGGCCCGCCTGATCGGGCAGGGGAAGGGGATG
- a CDS encoding ABC transporter permease — translation MSETTPTATPARAADLPAQSPPVDPAETAAATAKSDAPGRLSWWRGDGGDGAKRNLGLLATLVVLVVIGILTRPDLYGNASWVWGNTLTILKLASVVGVVTVGMTFVIIGGGIDLSVGAIVALAGVWCTTLATQSYGAGGMIFSALTVGLAVGVVNGLLVSYGRLVPFIATLAMMVAARGLAAEISDKQTQVSTNSFINGIASTDLFGIPLLVYILAAVVAAGWVLLNRTTFGRRTVAVGGNPEAARLAGINVRRHTVLLYALSGLCCGIAAVMLTAQATSAQAAMANLYELDAIAAAIIGGTLLSGGRGTIIGSLLGVVIFSTITNLFAINGLSTEAQNMVKGGIIVAAVLIQQVQFRSLTQFLGRNRATTT, via the coding sequence ATGAGTGAGACGACTCCCACGGCGACGCCGGCGCGGGCGGCGGACCTGCCGGCGCAGTCGCCGCCGGTGGACCCGGCCGAGACCGCCGCGGCGACCGCGAAGTCCGACGCGCCGGGCCGGCTCTCCTGGTGGCGGGGCGACGGCGGCGACGGCGCCAAGCGAAACCTGGGCCTGCTGGCGACCCTGGTGGTGCTCGTCGTCATCGGCATCCTCACCCGGCCCGACCTGTACGGGAACGCGAGCTGGGTGTGGGGCAACACCCTCACCATCCTCAAGCTGGCCTCGGTGGTCGGCGTGGTCACCGTCGGGATGACCTTCGTGATCATCGGCGGGGGCATCGACCTGTCGGTCGGCGCGATCGTCGCCCTGGCCGGCGTCTGGTGCACCACGCTCGCCACCCAGAGCTACGGCGCCGGCGGCATGATCTTCAGCGCGCTCACCGTCGGGCTCGCCGTCGGCGTGGTCAACGGCCTGCTCGTCTCGTACGGGCGGCTGGTGCCGTTCATCGCCACGCTGGCCATGATGGTCGCCGCCCGGGGGCTGGCCGCCGAGATCTCCGACAAGCAGACCCAGGTCTCCACCAACAGCTTCATCAACGGCATCGCCAGCACCGACCTCTTCGGCATCCCGCTGCTGGTCTACATTCTCGCCGCGGTGGTGGCCGCCGGCTGGGTGCTGCTGAACCGGACCACCTTCGGCCGCCGCACCGTGGCGGTCGGCGGCAACCCGGAGGCCGCCCGACTGGCCGGCATCAACGTCCGGCGGCACACCGTGCTCCTCTACGCGCTCTCCGGCCTCTGCTGCGGCATCGCCGCGGTCATGCTGACCGCGCAGGCCACCTCCGCGCAGGCGGCGATGGCGAACCTCTACGAGCTGGACGCGATCGCCGCCGCCATCATCGGCGGGACGCTGCTCAGCGGCGGGCGGGGCACCATCATCGGTTCCCTGCTCGGGGTGGTCATCTTCTCCACCATCACCAACCTCTTCGCCATCAACGGCCTCTCCACCGAGGCCCAGAACATGGTCAAGGGCGGCATCATCGTCGCCGCCGTCCTGATCCAGCAGGTGCAGTTCCGCAGCCTCACCCAGTTCCTCGGCCGCAACCGGGCCACCACCACCTGA
- a CDS encoding sugar ABC transporter ATP-binding protein: MVLRLTDVVKTFPGVRALDGVQLEVRAGEVHCLLGQNGAGKSTLIKVLSGVHRPDSGEVHWRGEPAAFANPQAAMRAGIATIYQELDLVEDLSVGENAFLGHEPRRFGFVRRGRMARRTREILGRLGHPEIPPGRMVRALPAAGKQIVSMARALSHEARLIIMDEPSAVLAHDEVDNLFRIIRELTAQGIAVIYISHRLEEIREIGDRVTVLKDGRTTAANLPARDTPTRDLVALMTGRSIEYVFPDRPAADPDGAELLRVDGLTRAGEFADVSLTVRAGEIVGVAGLVGSGRSELLETIYGARRAQAGTVRMGGRTLRPGSVGAAVRAGMGMAPEERKSQALLLGEPIYRNVTLATFGRYARLGFTDAGRERAEADRIADSLELRPRDVRRPVRTLSGGNQQKVVVGRWLLGDTRLLLLDEPTRGVDVGARAELYQVIRRLAARGVGVLLVSSEVPEVLGLADRVLVMREGRMVREAPAGELDENTVLDLVMAGSLMEGTPA, encoded by the coding sequence GTGGTCCTGCGCCTCACCGACGTGGTCAAGACCTTCCCCGGCGTACGCGCGCTGGACGGGGTGCAACTGGAGGTGCGCGCCGGCGAGGTGCACTGCCTGCTCGGGCAGAACGGCGCCGGCAAGTCCACCCTGATCAAGGTGCTCTCCGGGGTGCACCGGCCGGACTCCGGCGAGGTCCACTGGCGCGGCGAGCCGGCGGCCTTTGCCAACCCGCAGGCCGCGATGCGGGCCGGGATCGCCACCATCTACCAGGAACTCGACCTGGTCGAGGACCTCTCGGTAGGGGAGAACGCCTTCCTCGGCCACGAGCCGCGCCGGTTCGGGTTCGTCCGGCGCGGCCGGATGGCCCGCCGCACCCGGGAGATCCTCGGCCGCCTCGGCCACCCGGAGATCCCGCCGGGCCGGATGGTCCGGGCGCTGCCCGCCGCCGGCAAGCAGATCGTCAGCATGGCGCGGGCGCTCTCCCACGAGGCCCGACTGATCATCATGGACGAGCCGAGCGCGGTGCTGGCCCACGACGAGGTGGACAACCTGTTCCGCATCATCCGGGAGCTGACCGCGCAGGGCATCGCGGTCATCTACATCTCGCACCGGCTGGAGGAGATCCGCGAGATCGGCGACCGGGTGACCGTACTCAAGGACGGCCGGACCACCGCGGCGAACCTGCCGGCGCGCGACACCCCGACCCGCGACCTGGTCGCCCTGATGACCGGCCGCAGCATCGAGTACGTCTTCCCGGACCGCCCGGCCGCCGACCCCGACGGCGCCGAGCTGCTGCGGGTGGACGGCCTGACCCGGGCCGGCGAGTTCGCCGACGTCTCGCTGACCGTGCGGGCCGGCGAGATCGTCGGGGTCGCCGGGCTGGTCGGCTCGGGCCGCTCCGAGCTGCTGGAGACCATCTACGGCGCCCGCCGCGCGCAGGCCGGCACCGTCCGGATGGGCGGCCGTACCCTGCGGCCCGGCAGCGTCGGCGCGGCGGTGCGGGCCGGCATGGGGATGGCCCCCGAGGAGCGCAAGAGCCAGGCGCTGCTGCTCGGCGAGCCGATCTACCGCAACGTCACCCTGGCGACCTTCGGCCGGTACGCCCGCCTCGGCTTCACCGACGCCGGGCGGGAGCGGGCCGAGGCGGACCGCATCGCCGACTCCCTGGAGCTGCGTCCCCGCGACGTGCGGCGGCCGGTGCGCACCCTGTCCGGGGGCAACCAGCAGAAGGTGGTGGTGGGGCGCTGGCTGCTCGGCGACACCCGGCTGCTGCTGCTCGACGAGCCGACCCGGGGCGTGGACGTGGGGGCCCGAGCCGAGCTGTACCAGGTCATCCGGCGGTTGGCCGCCCGGGGCGTCGGCGTCCTGCTGGTCTCCAGCGAGGTGCCCGAGGTGCTCGGGCTCGCCGACCGGGTCCTGGTGATGCGCGAGGGCCGGATGGTCCGCGAGGCCCCGGCCGGCGAACTCGACGAGAACACGGTGCTCGACCTCGTCATGGCGGGGTCCCTCATGGAAGGTACGCCAGCATGA